The sequence below is a genomic window from Dyadobacter sp. CECT 9275.
TGATGCGTATCAAAGTGTCATCAAAGAACTCAACCTGCCCATAATGGAAACAAGGATAATGGACAGCAAGCGTTTCCGAAAGGAAACAGACGACACAGCCAGTTATGTATTCCGATCAAGTTTGCTACCTGCTGAACCACAGTTGATGAAAGCAACGAAAATGGATTTGTTTGTCGAGGAATTTTTAAAAATCACTCATCTATAAAAACAGTAAAGTATGGCTTCAAATAACAAAAACAACGATTTTGAAAAGCCCAATGTTGATGAGGAATACCTTATGAACATCATAAGCGGCGATGAGCTTGTAGCTCCACCGGGCAATAACAAAAAGCAGGATGTACCAAAGGAAACCAAGCCAAGGGAAAAAGCCCGTAACAGTTCATCAAAAAAAGTGGCCTATGAGGAAACGTTTTTGGTCAATCGGTTTCCATCGGGGCGTAACGGCAAGGTCGTTTACATACGCCCTGAATACCACGAAAGATTGCTCCGCATCGTTCAACTGACAAGGGAAGAAAGAACAACGCTCTACTCTTACATTGACAACATTCTCGAACATCATTTCAGGGAGTACGGTGAAGATATTACCGATTATTTCAACGAACATTTTAAACCTATTCTATAAGCTATGGAAATAGTAATTGTGATATGCCTACTCATAGTCATTGTCCTACTATTGCAGGATAAAATTATAACTCATAAAAGGTCGAAACAAGAACCTCCGCAGAAAAAAGTCAATCCGAACTTACCCGATATTATGGGACAGCCCAAACCTGTAGAACGCCTTTCAGTGCCAAACACTGCCACTGAACGCCAAATTCAGGAAAAGGAAATAAACCCTGCTAATTTAGACATTGAATACGACGAAAATGAAAACGTAAGTATTCAAATTCCGCAGGAAGAGCTGGACGAAGTTTTCAGAAATGTGCCTGATTTGGAGGAAGAAGAAGAAGAATGGAACAGGTACGGAATATCTGGTGGTGATAACGGTTTTGCCCAAGGGGTTACCTTTGAAGAACTAAGCTCCGTGGGGGTTTTGCTCCAAAAAGAAGAATTGGAACCAGCCCAAAAGGAAACAGCGATAGCGATAGTTCAAAAAATACAGGGAACTGAGTTATTCAACCTATTGGAAAATTCTATGGAAGATGCTTCCCGAAGAATAGCCGAGCTTTTGGATAGTACCCTTTCATCTGAAACGGAAGCCGGTTCTTCCACTTTGCGGAAAAGTGATTTGAGTGATTTTGACATTGGGGAGTTTGTGTGAAAAAGTTATTCTCCTGCTTTTGAAGCAAATTTTTTTTGATTCTTTTCATAATTTAAACTTCTCAATAAATCCCCGAAAAAACTTTTGATATATACTTATATTATTTCCCGAAATTCCGAAAAACGCTCTTGAATTATCCTCAATCAAAAGAAAATAATAAGAGTTAAAATGTATATATTTACTATTCCATAAAATTTTAATTGTTTTCTGTTAAGCTGACCGAATTTGTTTCAAAACTAAAAGCGATTGAAATTATTTTTTTAACAACTAATATCCTTATATATGTGGGCAGATAATGAAACCTCTGATGATTTACTCGGTTTTAAAGTTCATGCAGATTTAATTGTAGATGTGATTAATGATAATGATGTACTACCTGTTACAATCGGTGTTTTTGGTGATTGGGGAAGTGGGAAATCAAGCATACTTAAAATAGTAGAAAAAGAGCTGATTGGAGATGATAAAGATGGGTTTAAAGACGGTACTCTTGTTTTGTATTTTAACGGTTGGGTTTTTGAAGGTTATGATGATGCTAAAGCTGCATTATTAGAATCAATCATTGAAAAATTTGCAAAACATAAAAAATTAGGTCCAAAAGTTAAGAATGAAACAGTAAAGCTTTTTAAGTCTGTTAAATGGATGCGTTTAATGGGTTTGGGCTTCAAAAAAATTGCGATTCCTGCTGCTTCAGCATATCTCACAGGAGGAGTTTCATTAATACCTTATCTATTAAATGAGTTTTCTCAAATAGATCCTACGGAGTTAGCCAATAAACTAAAGGGGGATGAAGCAGAAAGTTTTTTGAGTAGTATAATCAAGAAAGATGAAGCAGATGAAATTACGATGGTACGTGAATTCAGAGATGATTTCAAAAAAATGCTTGACAAATCTAAGATTGAAAAGCTTGTTGTAATTATTGATGATTTGGATCGTTGCACTCCTGATAGGTTAATTGAAAACCTAGAAGCTATTAAACTATTTTTAAATGTTGATAAGACTGCTTTCGTTATTGGTGCCGACCCAAGAATTGTAAGGCATGCAATAGAGTTACGTTACAAAACAGATGGTATTGAAAACTCTTCAGACGTAGAAAGCCGAAATGAAAGAATTGTTAGCGACTATTTAGAAAAATTAATACAAGTCCCTTATTATCTCCCTAAATTGACTGATAATGAGGTCGAAACTTATTTGTCATTATTGTTCTGTCAAAAAGAGCTTGGTAGCGATTTCAATAAAGTCTTAGAAGCTTTTTGTACAGCAAGAGAAAATAATAGATATGACGTATTTGGATTGGGAGATATTGACTCAATTCTTAAACCTGAAGAGAAAAGTAAGCTAACAAATAGTGTATCAATCATTGCTTCTTTAGCTCCTATTATAACGGAAGGATTAAAAGGTAATCCAAGACAAATAAAAAGGTTTTTAAACACTTACTCATTAAGAGATAGATTGGTGAGGGTTGCAAAAATAGCTGATTTCAAAATGGATATTTTAGCTAAGTTGATGGTGCTTGAATACTCATCACAAAGTTTATTCAGACAAATTTATGAATGGCAATCATCTCAAAAAGGAGAATCTAAAGAACTTAAAGAATTAGAATCACTTGCGAGTAAAAATAGTATTGAAATTATCAAAGAAAAATATTCTGCCGACTGGGGTACAGATAAAACGATAAAATGGTTAAATGCAGAGCCAAAATTAACAGATATAGATTTAAGAGATTATTATTGGATTACTAGAGACCAGTTAACAACATCAATTAGTGGTAGTTCCTTGGTATCCCCACATATCAGATCATTAGTAAAAAAGTTAATTGAACCTGTTGCTGGAACAGCCTTAACAAGAACTGTAGCTAATGAAGTTAAGGATAAATTAAGTGAAGGAGATTATGAAACATTGATTTCGTTACTTGAAAAAGAACTCACTAAAACTCCTGAAAAAACTGAAATACATGAGGCTTTTATTGAACTAATGTCGCAAAAATGTCCAGATGTGATTGATGCGTATACAAGGGTTATCAATAAAGTGGATAATAAAAAAATTCCATTCAGTTTAGCTCAAAATTTTAAATTAATTGAATCTAAGAATGTTGAGGTGAAAAAACTATATAAAGTATTTAAAAAGGATAGTCAAATTTTTAATGCAATAAATGGTGATAACTAATGGGAACTACACAAAGAATTAATCCAGGAGTAACCAATGAACCCAATTGGGGAGATTTATCAA
It includes:
- a CDS encoding conjugal transfer protein TraD; this translates as MEIVIVICLLIVIVLLLQDKIITHKRSKQEPPQKKVNPNLPDIMGQPKPVERLSVPNTATERQIQEKEINPANLDIEYDENENVSIQIPQEELDEVFRNVPDLEEEEEEWNRYGISGGDNGFAQGVTFEELSSVGVLLQKEELEPAQKETAIAIVQKIQGTELFNLLENSMEDASRRIAELLDSTLSSETEAGSSTLRKSDLSDFDIGEFV
- a CDS encoding DUF3408 domain-containing protein; the protein is MASNNKNNDFEKPNVDEEYLMNIISGDELVAPPGNNKKQDVPKETKPREKARNSSSKKVAYEETFLVNRFPSGRNGKVVYIRPEYHERLLRIVQLTREERTTLYSYIDNILEHHFREYGEDITDYFNEHFKPIL
- a CDS encoding KAP family P-loop NTPase fold protein translates to MWADNETSDDLLGFKVHADLIVDVINDNDVLPVTIGVFGDWGSGKSSILKIVEKELIGDDKDGFKDGTLVLYFNGWVFEGYDDAKAALLESIIEKFAKHKKLGPKVKNETVKLFKSVKWMRLMGLGFKKIAIPAASAYLTGGVSLIPYLLNEFSQIDPTELANKLKGDEAESFLSSIIKKDEADEITMVREFRDDFKKMLDKSKIEKLVVIIDDLDRCTPDRLIENLEAIKLFLNVDKTAFVIGADPRIVRHAIELRYKTDGIENSSDVESRNERIVSDYLEKLIQVPYYLPKLTDNEVETYLSLLFCQKELGSDFNKVLEAFCTARENNRYDVFGLGDIDSILKPEEKSKLTNSVSIIASLAPIITEGLKGNPRQIKRFLNTYSLRDRLVRVAKIADFKMDILAKLMVLEYSSQSLFRQIYEWQSSQKGESKELKELESLASKNSIEIIKEKYSADWGTDKTIKWLNAEPKLTDIDLRDYYWITRDQLTTSISGSSLVSPHIRSLVKKLIEPVAGTALTRTVANEVKDKLSEGDYETLISLLEKELTKTPEKTEIHEAFIELMSQKCPDVIDAYTRVINKVDNKKIPFSLAQNFKLIESKNVEVKKLYKVFKKDSQIFNAINGDN